The following proteins come from a genomic window of Elusimicrobiota bacterium:
- the gmk gene encoding guanylate kinase codes for MNRGLVLVLSAPSGAGKSTLCQALAERRPNTRLSISCTTRSPRSSEAHGRDYYFLTPREFAEKRETGEFLEWAEVHGHFYGTPRSPLEEHLAKGHDVVMNIDVQGARAVKQALPDSVTVFVAPPSWSVLEERLRRRNQDDEATIQRRLLGARREWGEAARYDYLVVNDDLENAFADLSAILRAERRRTARCAPGASGPLFH; via the coding sequence ATGAACCGCGGTCTCGTCCTTGTGCTTTCCGCGCCCTCCGGGGCCGGCAAGTCGACGCTTTGCCAGGCGCTGGCGGAACGGCGGCCCAACACCCGTCTGTCCATCTCCTGCACGACGCGGTCCCCGCGGTCATCGGAAGCGCACGGGCGCGATTACTATTTTTTAACCCCCCGCGAATTCGCGGAAAAACGGGAAACCGGCGAATTCCTCGAATGGGCCGAGGTCCATGGCCACTTTTACGGCACCCCCCGCTCCCCTCTGGAGGAACATCTGGCCAAAGGGCACGACGTGGTGATGAACATCGATGTCCAGGGCGCCCGCGCGGTCAAACAAGCCCTGCCGGACAGCGTGACGGTGTTCGTCGCGCCCCCGTCGTGGTCCGTCCTGGAGGAACGCCTGCGCCGCCGCAACCAGGACGACGAGGCCACCATCCAACGGCGCTTGCTCGGCGCGCGCCGCGAGTGGGGCGAGGCCGCCCGCTACGACTACCTGGTCGTGAACGACGACCTGGAGAACGCCTTCGCCGATTTATCGGCGATCCTGCGGGCCGAGAGGCGCCGCACCGCCCGTTGCGCCCCGGGCGCGTCGGGACCGCTTTTTCATTGA
- a CDS encoding RluA family pseudouridine synthase yields MNPERAFVFSGPPERLDRFLTRSLPGWSRTRLQALIKKGLATVGGHPEPGRRLLAPGERIAIVLPEFSTLPASAARSVPILHEDRDLIVVNKPAGWVVHPAGPHQTDTLVQRLWPKLAAGWGADAAQNRPGVVHRLDRGTTGVIVVAKTPAAAERLARQFAERRVEKIYWAVVAGVPTEKSGRVRSMVGRSRQEPHRMTTTVPGRWAETDFKVLKTFPKKNQSVLEVRPKTGRTHQIRVQLAALGFPLVGDTLYGGPAGTRPLLHAHQLVFDHPTTGKRLIFKAPPPPDMRPFLV; encoded by the coding sequence GTGAACCCGGAACGCGCCTTTGTTTTTTCGGGACCGCCCGAACGGCTCGACCGTTTCTTAACCCGGTCGCTGCCGGGCTGGTCGCGCACGCGGCTGCAGGCTCTGATCAAAAAAGGCTTGGCCACCGTCGGGGGTCACCCCGAACCGGGCCGACGGCTTTTGGCCCCGGGCGAACGGATCGCCATCGTTCTGCCCGAATTTTCCACCCTGCCGGCCTCCGCCGCGCGGTCCGTTCCGATCCTTCACGAAGACAGGGATCTGATTGTGGTGAACAAACCGGCGGGGTGGGTCGTCCACCCGGCGGGCCCCCACCAAACGGACACTCTGGTGCAACGGCTGTGGCCGAAACTCGCGGCCGGCTGGGGCGCCGACGCCGCCCAAAACCGCCCGGGGGTCGTCCACCGCCTGGACCGGGGCACCACCGGCGTGATCGTCGTGGCCAAGACCCCGGCGGCGGCCGAACGCCTCGCCCGCCAGTTCGCGGAACGCCGGGTCGAAAAAATCTACTGGGCGGTGGTGGCCGGTGTCCCGACGGAAAAATCGGGGCGTGTCCGCTCCATGGTCGGCCGTTCGCGCCAGGAACCGCACCGCATGACGACGACGGTGCCCGGTCGTTGGGCCGAAACGGATTTCAAGGTCCTCAAAACCTTCCCCAAAAAAAACCAGTCCGTTCTCGAAGTGCGCCCCAAAACCGGACGCACGCACCAAATCCGGGTCCAACTCGCCGCCCTGGGTTTCCCCCTGGTGGGCGACACTCTCTACGGCGGCCCCGCGGGGACGCGCCCGCTCCTGCACGCGCACCAACTGGTCTTTGACCACCCGACCACGGGAAAAAGATTGATTTTCAAAGCCCCCCCGCCGCCGGATATGCGTCCATTTTTGGTATAA
- a CDS encoding uracil-DNA glycosylase translates to MTDPRDEMLDIVRRLRARVKNGGADALRAPRGAVRPAAPKATAKRPTPAMEPPPAKAGDVLAGFRDDPALSRADRLERLRAHIGDCRRCPLGASRIQLAFGVGNPQARAMFIGEGPGYAEDRRGEPFVGPAGQLLDKILAATGLSRQPAVPSWKWVYIANVVKCHPMIDPTDNTKRGNDRPPTPEEMAVCAPFLMAQIRIIQPAFLVTLGNTAGKALLQTDEGISKFRGRWRDFTLPEGGPAIRLLPTYHPAALLRNPNLKKEVWEDMKQLKAALEASQ, encoded by the coding sequence GTGACTGACCCCCGGGACGAAATGCTCGACATCGTGCGCCGCCTTCGCGCGCGCGTAAAAAACGGCGGCGCGGACGCCCTGCGCGCGCCCCGCGGCGCCGTGCGCCCCGCGGCCCCCAAAGCGACGGCAAAGCGCCCGACCCCCGCGATGGAACCGCCGCCGGCGAAAGCGGGCGACGTGCTCGCCGGCTTTCGGGACGATCCCGCCCTTTCGCGCGCGGACCGCCTGGAGCGCTTGCGCGCCCACATCGGGGATTGCCGCCGCTGCCCCCTGGGCGCCTCGCGGATCCAACTGGCCTTTGGCGTCGGGAACCCGCAAGCGCGGGCGATGTTCATCGGCGAGGGCCCGGGCTACGCCGAAGACCGGCGGGGGGAACCTTTCGTCGGCCCGGCCGGCCAGCTGCTCGATAAAATATTGGCCGCCACGGGTCTGTCGCGCCAGCCCGCCGTTCCGTCGTGGAAGTGGGTGTACATCGCCAACGTCGTCAAGTGCCACCCCATGATCGACCCCACGGACAACACGAAGCGCGGCAACGACCGTCCGCCCACCCCGGAGGAAATGGCGGTGTGCGCCCCTTTCCTCATGGCCCAAATCCGCATCATTCAACCCGCGTTCCTGGTGACGCTCGGCAACACGGCGGGGAAAGCGCTGCTCCAGACCGACGAAGGCATTTCCAAGTTCCGTGGCCGCTGGCGGGATTTCACGCTCCCCGAAGGCGGTCCCGCGATCCGTCTCCTGCCCACGTACCACCCGGCCGCGCTCCTGCGCAATCCCAACCTTAAAAAAGAGGTGTGGGAAGACATGAAACAGCTCAAGGCGGCCCTGGAAGCGTCTCAATAG
- the priA gene encoding primosomal protein N' gives MGEPLLAEVAFPIPLRRQFDYLVPPGLSVEAGRRVWAPFGPRARQMGMVVRLHAPEPGGPPPEALKSLLGAVDPVAALGPRDMDLARWMAERTFCSLGEALFTVCSLGKRAPPRRVKTDPLRPGVPPEPFQLTDDQARAVDRLTAAHRAGRGGVFLLQGVAASGKTEVYRRLISRVLADGRGAILLVPEIGLTPQMEDRLRGWFGDALDLWHSEMSDGDRSRVWDRVRAGRARVIVGPRSALFLPVEPLGAILLDEEHDPSFKQDNAPHYHARDAAREKARLHGAVLVLGSATPSLETREAVRRGEVERIVLAQRVDDRPFPTVRRIDARNEGWYLSDALVAALKDRLDRKEQSLLFLNRRGYATRVACRACGWEAVCPHCAIPLVHHRAGEPPLRCHTCGHGQGLATQCPACGDAVLRLAGRGTQRVVADLGTLFPTARCLRWDADAMAARGAHAEAYRRVRDGDVDIIVGTQMIAQGHDFPRLTLVGVIDADRSLLLPDFRAAERTFQQLMQVAGRAGRADRPGEVLIQTRRPDHYALAAVAARDTEAFVEAERGFRLENRYPPFTRIVQVVLRARREEAAQAAADALVNHLEAAGPRPGVEILGPAPAFHRQKAGWHQWQVVVKFPSEISDDTLGRLSSFAPPTGAVWTVDVDPEGLT, from the coding sequence ATGGGAGAGCCCCTCCTGGCCGAGGTGGCCTTTCCCATCCCCCTTCGACGCCAATTCGATTATCTCGTTCCCCCCGGCCTGTCGGTGGAGGCCGGTCGGCGCGTTTGGGCGCCCTTCGGTCCCCGCGCCCGCCAAATGGGGATGGTGGTGCGGTTGCACGCGCCGGAACCGGGCGGTCCGCCGCCGGAAGCCCTGAAATCCCTCCTCGGCGCCGTGGACCCCGTCGCGGCGCTCGGGCCCCGCGACATGGATTTGGCGCGATGGATGGCCGAGCGCACATTCTGCTCCTTGGGCGAAGCCCTGTTCACGGTGTGCTCCCTGGGCAAACGCGCGCCCCCCCGTCGCGTGAAAACCGATCCGCTCCGCCCGGGTGTTCCGCCGGAACCTTTTCAATTGACCGACGACCAAGCCCGGGCGGTCGACCGCCTGACCGCCGCGCACCGGGCCGGGCGGGGCGGCGTTTTCCTCCTCCAAGGCGTCGCGGCGTCGGGCAAAACCGAAGTGTACCGACGGTTGATCTCCCGCGTTCTGGCCGACGGGCGGGGCGCGATCCTGTTGGTGCCCGAGATCGGATTGACCCCCCAAATGGAAGACCGTCTGCGGGGATGGTTCGGCGACGCCCTGGACCTGTGGCACAGCGAGATGAGCGACGGGGATCGGTCGCGCGTCTGGGACCGCGTCCGCGCGGGCCGCGCCCGGGTGATCGTCGGCCCCCGGTCCGCCCTGTTTCTTCCCGTGGAACCCCTCGGGGCCATCCTCCTGGACGAAGAGCACGATCCCTCTTTCAAACAAGACAACGCCCCCCACTACCACGCCCGCGACGCCGCCCGGGAAAAAGCGCGTTTGCACGGGGCCGTTCTCGTCTTGGGCAGCGCCACCCCGTCCCTCGAAACCCGCGAAGCCGTCCGGCGCGGCGAGGTCGAGCGGATCGTTTTGGCCCAGCGGGTCGACGACCGCCCCTTCCCGACGGTGCGGCGGATCGACGCCCGCAACGAGGGCTGGTACCTTTCGGACGCGCTGGTCGCGGCCCTGAAAGACCGCTTGGACCGCAAAGAACAATCGTTGCTGTTCTTGAACCGGCGCGGCTACGCCACCCGGGTGGCCTGCCGGGCCTGCGGGTGGGAAGCGGTTTGCCCCCATTGCGCGATTCCCCTTGTGCACCACCGCGCGGGCGAACCGCCCCTGCGGTGCCACACCTGCGGGCACGGTCAAGGCCTGGCGACGCAATGCCCCGCCTGCGGCGACGCGGTTCTGCGCCTGGCCGGACGCGGCACCCAACGCGTGGTCGCGGACTTGGGGACCCTTTTCCCGACGGCGCGCTGCCTCCGCTGGGACGCCGACGCCATGGCCGCGCGGGGCGCCCACGCGGAAGCCTACCGCCGCGTGCGCGACGGGGACGTGGACATCATCGTCGGCACCCAAATGATCGCCCAGGGGCACGATTTCCCGCGTTTGACCTTGGTGGGGGTGATCGACGCCGACCGCTCGCTCCTCCTCCCCGACTTCCGCGCCGCCGAGCGGACCTTCCAGCAACTCATGCAGGTCGCGGGCCGGGCGGGCCGGGCCGACCGCCCCGGGGAAGTGTTGATCCAAACCCGACGGCCGGACCATTACGCCTTGGCCGCCGTGGCGGCCCGGGACACGGAGGCCTTCGTCGAGGCGGAACGCGGTTTCCGGTTGGAAAATCGCTACCCGCCCTTCACCCGAATCGTCCAAGTGGTCCTTCGCGCGCGCCGCGAAGAAGCCGCCCAGGCGGCCGCGGACGCGTTGGTCAATCATTTGGAGGCCGCCGGACCGCGCCCCGGCGTTGAGATCCTGGGGCCGGCGCCCGCCTTCCACCGGCAAAAGGCGGGCTGGCACCAATGGCAGGTCGTGGTCAAGTTCCCGTCTGAGATTTCTGACGACACCCTGGGGCGCTTGTCGTCCTTCGCGCCGCCGACGGGGGCGGTTTGGACCGTGGACGTGGACCCCGAAGGTTTGACATGA